The following are encoded together in the Jaculus jaculus isolate mJacJac1 chromosome 3, mJacJac1.mat.Y.cur, whole genome shotgun sequence genome:
- the Tmem255b gene encoding transmembrane protein 255B, which yields MQPLPPPVPGPLALLDSTEGFMRRKKTSLWFVGSLLLVSALILTIGLTATTRTENVTVGGYYPGIILGFGSFLGIIGINLVENRRQMLVAAIVFISFGVVAAFCCAIVDGVFAARHIELRPLSAGRCQFYSSGAGYLYDVYQTEVTCYSLNGRCQLKVKSNTCYCCDLYACGSNEPSLAYYEFVGVRSCLDVVHLYRLLWVSTVLNVLGLCLGIVTAAVLGAFKDMVPLSQMAYGPSPPPQILYNPAQQILAYNGLCPPPATVPTCSSYPLPLQPSSTLSASPSTDLSLPEDIQPPSQYSSSHEHPFNSPPLCMLSCFPPGEKPPPYAP from the exons ATGCAGCCTCTTCCGCCGCCAGTGCCAGGGCCCCTGGCTCTGCTGGACTCCACCG AGGGCTTCATGAGGAGGAAGAAGACCTCCCTGTGGTTTGTGGGGTCTCTGCTGCTGGTGTCTGCTCTTATCCTGACCATTGGCCTCACTGCCACCACCAGGACAGAGAATGTGACCGTGGGAGGCTACTATCCAGGGATCATC CTGGGCTTTGGGTCTTTCTTAGGGATCATTGGCATCAACCTGGTGGAAAACAGAAGACAAATG TTGGTGGCGGCCATCGTGTTTATCAGCTTTGGTGTGGTGGCGGCATTCTGCTGTGCCATAGTAGATGGCGTGTTTGCAGCACGGCACATT GAACTGAGGCCACTCAGTGCAGGAAGGTGCCAATTCTACTCCAGTGGGGCAGGGTATTTGTATGACGTCTACCAGACAGAG GTCACTTGCTACTCCTTGAATGGCAGGTGCCAGTTAAAGGTGAAGAGCAACACATGCTACTGCTGTGACCTCTATGCCTGTGGGAG CAATGAGCCCTCACTTGCCTACTATGAGTTTGTGGGTGTGCGCAGCTGTCTGGATGTGGTTCACCTGTACCGGCTGCTCTGGGTGTCCACAGTGCTAAATGTCTTGGGCCTGTGTCTTGGCATTGTAACAGCAGCAGTCCTGGGGGCATTCAAGGACATG GTCCCTCTGTCCCAGATGGCCTATGGACCATCCCCTCCACCTCAGATCCTCTACAACCCTGCCCAGCAAATCCTGGCCTACAATGGTTTGTGTCCTCCACCTGCAACTGTGCCAACCTgttcctcctaccctctgcctcttCAG CCCTCCAGCACCCTGTCAGCCTCGCCATCCACTGACCTTTCTCTGCCTGAAGACATACAGCCTCCCTCCCAATATAGTTCTAGCCATGAGCATCCTTTCAACAGCCCCCCACTCTGCATGCTTTCCTGCTTCCCTCCAGGAGAGAAGCCTCCTCCCTATGCACCCTGA